The following proteins are co-located in the Acropora palmata chromosome 11, jaAcrPala1.3, whole genome shotgun sequence genome:
- the LOC141858993 gene encoding enoyl-CoA delta isomerase 1, mitochondrial-like, translating into MAATLLRGRLRQVLSAPKVGKWLYHFRVMSSLVNVEKQGDFAVLELNREPVNSFTLEFLQEINAELDKFNSDKDCKGLIITSSLPKVFSAGLDLVKEVFKPADERRLASFWQEFQGMWLRLYGSRLITMAAINGHALAGGCVLGLACDYRIMADGSRIGLVETEAGVPPPFWVFHNLASVVGNGVAEKALLSSKRYTAQEALAVRLVDKVVPKDEVLAATKSQMEELTAFSARTLELTKKIMRKDAVETLENKREEDIKEFVDCVTDEEVQRAIGMQIERITKKK; encoded by the exons atggcTGCCACACTGCTACGAGGGAGGCTACGTCAAGTTTTGTCCGCTCCTAAAG TGGGAAAGTGGCTCTATCATTTCAGAGTCATGTCATCACTTGTGAATGTTGAGAAGCAAGGAGACTTTGCTGTTCTTGAATTGAACAGAGAACCAGTCAATAGCTTCACTCTGGAGTTTTTGCAAGAAATAAATGCAGAATTGGACAAATTTAATAGTGATAAAGACTGCAAAGGGCTCATCATTACATCG agCCTACCAAAGGTTTTTTCTGCTGGTCTAGACCTGGTGAAAGAGGTATTCAAGCCAGCAGATGAGAGACGCCTGGCAAGTTTTTGGCAAGAGTTTCAGGGAATGTGGCTTCGTTTGTATGGCTCCCGGCTCATAACAATGGCAGCGATAAAT GGCCATGCTCTTGCAGGAGGTTGTGTGCTGGGCTTGGCATGTGATTACCGCATCATGGCAGATGGATCCAGGATTGGTCTGGTGGAAACAGAGGCT GGTGTCCCACCACCTTTCTG GGTTTTCCATAATCTCGCTTCTGTAGTTGGAAATGGCGTGGCAGAGAAGGCATTGTTGAGTAGCAAGCGGTACACTGCACAGGAGGCATTAGCTGTAAGATTAGTGGACAAGGTGGTACCCAAAGATGAAGTTCTGGCAGCAACCAAATCTCAAATGGAGGAGTTAACTGCATTTTCAG CGAGAACTCTTGAACTCACGAAAAAGATCATGCGCAAAGATGCAGTGGAAACATTGGAAAACAAACGAGAAGAAGACATCAAGGAATTTGTTGACTGCGTAACAGATGAGGAAGTACAGAGAGCAATCGGAATGCAAATTGAGagaataacaaaaaagaaatag